DNA sequence from the Bubalus bubalis isolate 160015118507 breed Murrah chromosome 24, NDDB_SH_1, whole genome shotgun sequence genome:
acacagttAACTTGCGCCCAGACCCACATGCCCTGCACACACACGCGCCGTCGCCCACTGCTGTCTGCCCGGGCTGTGGTGTCCCCCCGCCCGCCGCGAGCAGGCTTGTCCGTGTTGCACCCGCTGGGCCCCTCGTCACCGTCAGCAGCCCCTCTAGGGGTGTCCTGGGCACTGGAGGAGGTGCGGGATGGCCCTCCTCCTGGTTCCTGCTTCCTCACACAGACAACTCTGTCCCCCAAGGCCCTATCCTTCCCCAACTTCAGGCCCCACTTGCATCTAGCCTCTTCCAGAAGGGTCTCCGGTCACCTCCTCCTCATGACATCCTTTTGATTAAACAAACATTTACGGGCGCCTCCTCTAGGCTAGGCACCAAGACACCCAGGAGCAGGGACCAGCCCCCTGACCTCCAGAAACTCTCAGGTTTGTGGGGAGACAGGCATGGCTATGGTGGAGGCAGGCACCAGGGCGGTAGGGCAGGAGGAGGCATATCAGAGTCAAGCTGGGGAAGGGCCAGGGTGTGCCCAGTGGGGGTGAGTGATGGCTATGACCAGGGAAGGGTGGTAGCAAGGGCCTCCGGGAGCGTGGGAAGACCAGAGGGGTGGCGGTGGGGAACACAGGTCAGGAGGGTGTCCCCTCCCACTTGGTCAGGGCAGCTCATTGGCGCATAGCCAAGGGCCCCCAGGAAGGGAGTGTTCTCCCCCAGGAGGAGGAGTGAGGAGGGGGTCTGTTCCCACCTCACCGGCTCTGGCCCCTCTGCCCAGGGAGCGGGTGTGGGGGTGGGCACTGATGGCAATCACCCTCCTCCTGGTCCCCTCCAGTCCTCTCATAGTCTCCTTTTCAGTGAGTGCTTGGTGTATTGTTCCGCCTTTGTAAAGAGGGGGATCGGGTGACAAAGCAGGGTGGGTGGGCAGGCGGCCCAAGAGGCCTCTTCTCTCCAAGGCAGCATCTGCATGGGGGAGGGGCTTTTCCACAGCCCCCCACCTCTGACTTCCCAGGAGCAGCTGTTGTCATGGTGACAAGCCTGGCATCCCATGGCTCCTGGGGCATCCTCCCCACTATGGCTGCCAGAGGAAGGGCCCCCGGCCTCTTCTTCACCCTGGTTGGGGGCAGAGGCACACAAAAAACCTGGATCCCAGACCAGTCGTAGCAGGGGGAAGCCTCCAGCCTTCTCCGCCTCTCAACCCGGCTGCCCGCAGCGGGGCAGCTCCAAAACCCCGGCTTCCTACAGACCCTGTGAGGTGGGGGCTTAGCCCATGCACCACTCTCATCCATGCATCTGTGCCTCCTTGGGGcaagacacagagagaaataaaatgtccCTAGGGTCCTTGAGCAGCTGCTGGCATTGGGGCAGAGTGGGGGATGAACGGAAGGCTAACAGCATGTGAGTGTACAAGTGGCAACGGTGAGTGGGCCAGGACTCTGGGCCCACAGAACAGAGCCTCCAGCCCTGTTCCCGAGAGCTGAGGTCTGCCCCTAGGAAGCTGGTGTGCCCAACAGAGCAGAAAAGGGCCTTTGGGCCAGGGAGATTGAAGGTATGGCGTGCCACGGGTTCCAAGGAGTTAGGCATGGCAGGAAGGGAAGAGGTTGGTGGGGGCTATACCTGGAAGGTCTCTTGCTGCCCATCCCCAGGGGCATGGCCTTCACCCTGGGCCATGGGAAGCTGTCACTGGCATTTTGGGAACCTCCTTGACCAGAGCATCAAAATCAGGTCCTTGTTTCAAAGTTACCCTATTTCTGTGCTGCCTCGTTGGGACGATCAGGAGCTTGCCACTTCAGCTGTCACAGCCCAGGTGGACTGAGGACGTGTCTCATGCTGAGAACAGGGCTGGCTGCATCTCCACGGAGTCCCAACCTCTCaggtcctcctcctcccttccctgctccAACACCGCTCCAGGGGAGGTGAGCACCAATTACAGCCACTGCCCCGGCCCGCACTGCACACCGCTCCCGCTATGTACCAGGCTATCGAGCACGGCCAAGCAGGGCCAGTCGGGCAGGTGCCCTCGCGCTGGTGGCGACACGCAGCCTTATGCAGTGGAAGAGCCTGAATGCCAACCCTGACCCTTGTGAACTGTGTATTCCCAGGCAAATGTCTTGAGTTTTCTGAACCTCaatttatcatctgtaaaatgggcacagaatTCCTTGCCTGGCTGTTGTGAGAGTTTAAAAGTTCACTGTGTAAAACTCCTGGCCCAGGGCCCACCTGGCTTACTTTAGGTCTTCAACCAGTTTCCTaggccccctgcagtgcaggTCTATCCCTCAGCCCTTCATCCACTGAGCACCCCTGAGCAGCTGCTAGGGCTGGACCAATGCCAAGAGCTCACGTGGAATCTGAGTCTTCCAGGTACATCTAGGCCAAGCGGGTGAGGGCAgatggggtgggctggggaggagggaggcagttTCTAAGGGAACTCCAGACCAGAACAGGGCCCCTTGGATGGCCTCCTGGATGGCACTTGGGTTTCACCCACAAAGCTACCTGGGAACCGTGGTGGAACCCTGTCTGGGCAGAGGTGGGAGGTCAGAGGGCCTTTGGGGCCCCAGGAAGCCCCCGGCAATCCCAGCCTCTCAGAAACACCTTCCCGACCTGAGTGGGGATGAGGGGTGTTATGTGGGCAGCTCAGGGGTCACAGTCTCAGACCCCACTCACTCGCTGTCACCTGTTATCAGCAGGCTGAGCCTAGGACTGCCTTGATGGTTCCATCTGTGCAAAGGGAAGAAcaggcctctcccctccccctgttCAGGTCCCGCCATGGAAGCAGGCTGAGTAATAGTCTGGTGGCATCCTGACAGCTGTCAGGTTTAGGTGAGGCGGGTGtgagctgaactgaaatgttCCTCGGCTGTCACTGTACCTGGCCCTTACTCTGCAGGCGCAGGAGGGAGCTGGGGGCTCAGGGGAGGGAGATGGCGGAAAGCCGCAGGCTTCCTGGGCAGAGAGGAGTTCTTAGGGGAGACCCTGTACCAAGGGAgtgcagaggaggggagggggcagaaggagaCTGGGTTTTCAAGCAGTCCCGAGGTGTCAAGGGGGCAGGTGGATTGCGAAGAGACCATGAGTTCAAGTGCGCAGTGTGACGGGTAAGCAGCCCGCTTGAGCCACAGGTGAATTCATTTTGACGGGATTATCTGCCTGTTTTACAGAAACGAAAACAGGCTCAGAGCGAAGGGCCCAGAGCCACATGCAACTAGTGAAGAGGCGGAAAGGCTGCGCTCGAACTGCCCCAGAGTCCACGGTCGAGGCGTCCCGGGAGTAGAAGCCTTAGAAATGGTCCCGCCTGGGGAAAAACGTAGGTGACGCGGTACGGGGTGGACAGGGAAATCCTCCGGCTGACTGTCCCATCCCGGAGAGAAGTTGGGCAGCAACTCCTCAGAAAGGGTAGAACAGACTGTGAGCGGGCAGACGAGGTCACTACTCGTACACCCCGCCCCGCCAGACCGCGCCTGGGTTGGTCCTGTCGTACAGCGCAGCTGCGAAGCGCGGCGCCTTTAAAGCCCGGCCGGAGGGCGTGTCGGGCGCGCAAAGGCCCCGCCCTTGGGCGTGTCCAGCAGGCGCCCCGCCCCGAGGCTTGTACCCGCGGCCCCGGGAGGCGGCGCCTGCTCCGGCTCGGCGGCGGTTCGAgtagcggcggcggcggcggtggcggcggcggtgACTCGGCGCCTCCTTTCCCTCGGGCGGCTTCCCCGCACGCTGCCCAGGGCGCCCGGCCGCGCAGGGACACACGCGGCCGGCTCCGCTATGGCCCGCACCCCGCGACGTGGCGGGCGGGCACGGGGGCGCCGGACGGCGCGGCCCGAGTGAGGCGGGGCCGCCCTCCCCGCCCTCGGCCGGGACCGCCCGGGATGGCCGTGCCGCCGCTCCGCCGAGCGCTGCTGCTGTGGCAGCTTTTGGCTGCGGGCGGCGCGGCGCTGGAGATCGGCCGCTTCGACCCGGAGCGCGGGCGCGGGCCGGCGCCGTGCCAGGTGGTGGAGATCCCCATGTGCCGCGGCATCGGCTACAACCTGACCCGTATGCCCAACCTGCTGGGCCACACGTCGCAGGGCGAGGCGGCCGCCGAGCTGGCCGAGTTCGCGCCGCTCGTGCAGTACGGCTGTCACAGCCACCTGCGCTTCTTCCTGTGCTCGCTCTACGCACCCATGTGCACCGACCAGGTCTCGACGCCCATCCCCGCCTGCCGGCCCATGTGCGAGCAGGCGCGCCTGCGCTGCGCGCCCATCATGGAGCAGTTCAACTTCGGCTGGCCGGACTCGCTGGACTGCGCCCGGCTGCCCACGCGCAACGACCCGCATGCGCTCTGCATGGAGGCGCCCGAGAACGCCACGGCTGGCCCCACCGAGCCCCACAAGGGCCTGGGCATGCTGCCCGTGGCGCCGCGGCCCGCGCGGCCCGCCGAGGACGCCCTCCAGGGCGCCGGCGGCACCTGCGAGAACCCGGAGAAGTTCCAGTACGTAGAGAAGAGCCGCTCGTGCGCGCCGCGCTGCGGGCCAGGCGTCGAGGTGTTCTGGTCGCGGCGCGACAAGGACTTCGCGCTCGTCTGGATGGCCGTGTGGTCGGCGCTGTGCTTCTTCTCCACCGCCTTCACCGTGCTCACCTTCCTGCTGGAGCCGCACCGCTTCCAGTACCCGGAGCGTCCCATCATCTTCCTCTCCATGTGCTACAACGTCTACTCGCTGGCCTTCCTCATCCGGGCCGTGGCCGGGGCCCAGAGCGTGGCCTGCGACCAGGAGGCGGGTGCGCTTTACGTGATCCAGGAGGGCCTGGAGAACACGGGCTGCACCCTCGTCTTCCTGCTGCTCTACTACTTCGGCATGGCCAGCTCGCTCTGGTGGGTGGTGCTGACCCTCACCTGGTTCCTGGCCGCCGGCAAGAAATGGGGCCACGAGGCCATCGAGGCCCACGGCAGCTACTTCCACATGGCAGCCTGGGGCCTGCCAGCCCTCAAGACCATTGTTATCCTGACGCTGCGCAAGGTGGCGGGGGATGAGCTGACCGGGCTCTGTTATGTGGCCAATATGGACGCGGCGGCGCTCACCGGTTTCGTGCTGGTGCCCCTCTCCTGCTACCTGGTGCTGGGCACGAGCTTCCTCCTGACAGGCTTCGTGGCCCTCTTCCACATCCGCAAGATCATGAAGACCGGGGGTACCAACACAGAGAAGCTGGAGAAGCTCATGGTCAAGATTGGGGTCTTCTCCATCCTTTACACCGTGCCTGCCACCTGTGTCATTGTGTGCTACGTCTACGAACGCCTCAACATGGACTTCTGGCGCCTGCAGGCCACGGAACAGGCCTGCTCGGCGGCCACCACGCCCGGCGGCCGGAGGGACTGCTCGCTGCAAGGGGGCTCGGTGCCCACCGTGGCTGtttttatgctcaaaatcttcatGTCGTTGGTGGTGGGCATCACCAGCGGCGTCTGGGTGTGGAGCTCCAAGACTTTCCAGACCTGGCAGAGCCTGTGCCACCGCAAGATGGCAGCTGGCCGGGCCCGGGCAAAGGCCTGCCGGGCCCCCGGGGGCTATGGCCGGGGCACCCACGGCCACTATAAGGCCCCCACTGTGGTCTTGCACATGACTAAGACAGAtccttctctggagaaccctacaCACCTCTAGGGACACAGGCCTGCGTGGGGTGGCTGTGGCCCCCTCCTCGGCACTCCCTCCGGAGGAGACAGCTGACTAGCAGCTGCCCAGCTGTCAAGGTCAGGCAAGTGAGTGCGAGGGGCCGAGGAGCAGGGTGGGGAGCCTCCGTCAACCCTCACTCGTGGGGACCCACTGAGGCTACTCCGCTGTCGCATAGTGCAAGGGGGTGGGCCTGGCTGCGTCCCCACCGGGACCTGGGGGAGCACgtggagagcaggaggggcaGAAGGGGGTGTGGTCCAGCATGGTTTATTTAATGATGTAATTTATTGTTGAGTTTCTCTGGAAGCTGTGACCGGAATAAACCCCCGTGTGGCAGCGCTGCGTCTTCTGTGGACTGGAAAGGGGACGGTAGGACGGTGAGGGCTCTGGGGGAGCCTTCCCCTGCGAGCGGAGCTGGGAGTGGGTAGTCTGGCTTTCCGTCAATCAGGAGAACATCCTGCCGGGGAAACAGCTGTGTTTTGCAGGAGCCCCAGATTCTGCGGGTGGGTGTGTTCTCTCGGCTCCTTTCAGCGGCCTGCTTGCCTGTCTGAGCCCTGGGTTCCTGCTTCCCAGAGTGAGATGGGGATGTCTGCTGGGAGAAGTCAGGGAATCCCCTGGGATGACACGCCCCACTCTGGCCCCAGTGAGTCTGGCCTGTTTGGGAGCTGTGGGTAAGACTGCTCTCCTCAATTTGTGTAAAAAAATGAGGGCATCAGCCTTTCTCGAAGGTTCCCTCGGAGGCTCAGTGTCTGCTCCCACTGGCTGGCTGGCCCCTCCTGTTCCTTCCTTGCGCCTGAGGGTCGGGGCCCAAGACAGTCCTCACTGCTGTTGATGTGGCCGCTCACTCCTTGGGGCCCCAGTCAGGGCATCCCCTAACCCCCGTCCTTCTGGGTGGAGATGGGGCTGGAGTGTTACACGGGCATCTTGGGAGCAGGCACGGGCACAGACAGCCCTCGAGGAGGGTGGGGATTGGATCCCCAGCTCCTAAAGGGCTGTGGAGAGACTGGAGGTGCTGAGCACAGCAGTGACAAACGGGGCAGGTGCGTGCGCATGGCTCCCTCCACAAGCAGCTCCCATGATCGCAAACCGAGAGAGGAAAAGGTGCTGTGCTGACCTACATGCTGGGATGGCCCTGGGGCTGCCGGGACCTGCGCCACCTCCTAGTGTGGCCATCCCGGAAACCCTGGCACTGTCTTAGGCTGGGCTGTGGCCGCTGTGACTCCAGCCAGGGGAGAGCCTTGATTCCTGTCCCTGGTTCAGCGGCACTGACAGGAGGCCCCGGGGTCCAGCCCGCTGCCAGCCAAGGGGAGCCCAAGGCCAACTGCTTCATACAGTAGGACCGAGCCCCCAAACCCAGGGCCTCTCTGGCCAGAGCCCTTCCTGCCCCAACCACCAATCAAAGGAACAAACGGACATCCAGTAGAGATCAAACAGATGGTGTCAGCTCCCTCAAGAGATGATGGAGAGAGGGTGGTCCCTCCCCGCAAGAGCAGCACTGACCCCCCGAAGGGGATTTTGCAGCCCTTACACTACGCTTCatgcaggtgggatcttccccgccCCCCCAGTCCTTCCGTTCTCATAGAGCACAGACAGCTAAGTCCTCATGTCCTCATGCCTGCTTTGACCAGCAAAGTCAAGTGACCCAAATGTTGCACCTTTGCCGGGGAGGGTGCATGACTGAGAAACAGAAGGAGCTTATTGCAGGTGAGGGGGCCCAAGCTGGGAGCGAGGGGCCGTGGCTGCACTGGGCTGGGCTCACAGGCTGGCAGTCGGGCGGGGgcagcagaagccacaggaggatTCTGAAACGGGAGGAGAAAGGCAAGTGATGTGTGGCCAAGGGTGGAGGGCAGGGCGAGCATCAGGAGTGGCACCGGATCACCCAATCCCTTGCCAGTCAGGGCACAAGGCGGGTGGAGGGCACTTGGCTGTGTCCTGCTCAGTGGAAACAAGACTGACTTCCAGGACAATTGGGACCGGAAGGGGAGGCAGTGTAACCAGGACGGACCCCAAGGGAGCTTTGCTTTGAGGCTAAGATGATTCACAGAGACCAGGacccaggaaggaaggagaggagggcaggccTTGGCAGCTAGGGCTTCTCAGCCTGGGAGCTTGGGATGACACTAATGAAAAGTCCCAGACCCTGAAGGACAGATACAAAGGAAACATTTGATTCAAGCCTTTTACAGACGCCCTCCATCTCATCCTCCCCTGTCCATTTTCAGACAAGGGCAGTGCCTGAAGGCCTTGGCTGGCTCAGGAGCACAGAGCCAGGGAGACTGGCCTCCAGAGGTGCTGTGACCTCACACCATGGATTCCACCAGGGCGTGGGGTGAGATGGACACGGTGGGTGTTACAATCTAGGGCAAATTCATCCAGAGGAACCCGCCCCGTGGTGGGacctctccccatccccaaaAAGAGACTCTAGAGCCCGAGAGAAGTTCCTCAGAAGCCGTCGCCCTCCAACCTGCACACTGCGTGTCCCTGCCACTTCCTCAGGGGCCTGGCAGCCCCACACGGGGCCCCTCAGAGCAGCGTATCTGTGCGTGTCCACACCAGCCGAGCCTGAGCTTGTTCGTAACGGAACTTGTGAGCTCAGATCGCAGTCAGCAGAAGTTCCTGGGAAACAACGCCAAGTTCCCTGGAGTCAGCAGGGGGAATCTTGACTGAGATCAGACTGAGCGGTCCCGGGGGTCAGCAGCTGCCCTCACTCCCTGCTCAGTGCCCCGGGAGGAGGATGCTCCCAACAGTCCTGGTGTGAAAAGGCCTGGGCATCCTGGGCAGGGGGAGCAATGAGTGACCTCCTCCTGCCTGGTTTGAGCATCTGCCTCAGGATCCTGCTGAGGGGGACCCTGGCTCTCAGGGAGGTGGGGGCCTGGTTCCCTAGTGAAGCACTGCCTGGAGTAGCTGCGTTGGAATCCAGTCACCACCTGACTGCTCCCTGCCCTGGGGACAAGGTGTGAGGAGAAAGACAAGCAAGCAGGACAAGGGAGAGGTCTCCCTTGATCGCCAGAGTAATGGTCAGACCAGTCTTCAGGAAAAAAGTTGTCTTGTCTCCATTTGCAGTAGTCAAGCCAAATCAGGCGTCTCCCCCAAGGTCACAGCCTGCTAGGGACGGATGGGCTGGGCTGGTGGACTAGGATCAGGACACAGACCCCGGATGAGGTGACGGGGCCCCAGAGGCGCTGTCCTCGTGTGGCCTAAGAAACCACCCCAGGAACAGGACTTCACAGATGCGGGTGAGCTGGGGCTGCAGGGACCACTCAGAGGTAGCACAGCTCCTCCAGAGCCTGAGGGCTGCTCAAATCCAGCCTGACCTGGGGGCAAACCACTTGCTCCCTGTGGAACTGAGACTCCCACAGTGCTCAGGCCTGGCTCACTGCCCACGCTCACCAAGGCCACAGAGGCAGTCAGTGGCAGAACCCACACCCAGCACTTAAGGTTTCTCCTCAGATTTCGTCCTGTTTTTACCTTCTGCCATCCCCGGTGCAGCTGGTCGGGAACTGGTGGTCTTGCTGCTCTGGCACTGGGATCACGCCGTGGCCTTTGAAACCCTGGGATTCCACGGGCAGGTTGCCAGCCAGCAGTGACCTACTCGAATCAACCAGTCTGACCAAAGACAGACTCCcagcataaaatataaatgaaggcATGAGTAAAACAAGACTGGCTACACAGTAAAACTGCTGAAGCTGAGTAGGTCGGAATTTGTCATAGTTCCGCTGTGCCTGTTTCAAGTTTTCCTTGAAAACTATTGTAAAATACCCAAAGCTTCCCCAAAATTAAGTCCTGAAGGACCACAAATTCCCACAGTGAAGCcttaaaaaattagtttcttcTAATTCCTAGAAGTTTCCAATAGaattgggtggggtggggtgtgggtttGAGATGGAGACAAAGCCAGGAGAGGCTTGAAGGCCATGGCTTCGATTACCCAGGGCACCAGAACGCTGTCCTGGAAGCAAAGAAATCTAGTAGATGGATCTGACCTGTGGTTAAAAGACCGTAAGCCAGAGGCCCTCTCCTGAAGAATGGCCTCCAAGAGGCCAAGGGAAAACGCGCTCGGGACGTACTACTGTCCACTAAGACCTCCAAGAGCACAAAGAAAAATTCGCCAGAGTTGTCACTTCTTTACAAACACAAGTACATAATGTTTATTTGAAAGTCCAATTTATTACAAGTTTA
Encoded proteins:
- the FZD9 gene encoding frizzled-9; this translates as MAVPPLRRALLLWQLLAAGGAALEIGRFDPERGRGPAPCQVVEIPMCRGIGYNLTRMPNLLGHTSQGEAAAELAEFAPLVQYGCHSHLRFFLCSLYAPMCTDQVSTPIPACRPMCEQARLRCAPIMEQFNFGWPDSLDCARLPTRNDPHALCMEAPENATAGPTEPHKGLGMLPVAPRPARPAEDALQGAGGTCENPEKFQYVEKSRSCAPRCGPGVEVFWSRRDKDFALVWMAVWSALCFFSTAFTVLTFLLEPHRFQYPERPIIFLSMCYNVYSLAFLIRAVAGAQSVACDQEAGALYVIQEGLENTGCTLVFLLLYYFGMASSLWWVVLTLTWFLAAGKKWGHEAIEAHGSYFHMAAWGLPALKTIVILTLRKVAGDELTGLCYVANMDAAALTGFVLVPLSCYLVLGTSFLLTGFVALFHIRKIMKTGGTNTEKLEKLMVKIGVFSILYTVPATCVIVCYVYERLNMDFWRLQATEQACSAATTPGGRRDCSLQGGSVPTVAVFMLKIFMSLVVGITSGVWVWSSKTFQTWQSLCHRKMAAGRARAKACRAPGGYGRGTHGHYKAPTVVLHMTKTDPSLENPTHL